A part of Paenibacillus donghaensis genomic DNA contains:
- a CDS encoding ABC transporter permease — protein sequence MIISVDSLLGAVEMGLIFAFMALGVYITFRILDFPDLTVDGSYTTGGAIAAVMITNGFSPWLATLAAVAGGMLAGTCTGLLHTKGKINGLLSGILMMIALYSINLRIMGKPNLSLMGEDTLFSSMNPLLVMPFVVLLLKLLMDLFLRTDLGLALRATGDNARMIRSFGVNTDNTTILGIALSNGLVALSGALVAQYSTFADISMGIGMIVIGLASVIIGEAIFGARNVFRATLAVVLGSIVYRIVVAIALRVSWLDASDLKLITAIIVIVALVFPSFQRFLKQKSSARKRTAELAEHALVRKKGGAADAKAR from the coding sequence ATGATAATAAGTGTAGATTCATTGCTTGGAGCCGTAGAAATGGGCCTTATCTTTGCTTTTATGGCTCTGGGCGTATATATTACCTTCCGAATACTTGATTTCCCCGATTTGACTGTAGACGGAAGTTATACCACTGGCGGTGCCATTGCCGCAGTTATGATTACGAATGGTTTCTCGCCGTGGCTGGCAACCCTGGCCGCCGTGGCTGGCGGGATGCTTGCCGGAACATGTACCGGCCTGCTGCATACCAAAGGCAAGATCAATGGCCTATTGTCGGGGATTCTGATGATGATTGCTCTCTATTCAATCAATCTGCGGATCATGGGTAAGCCGAACCTGTCGCTGATGGGAGAGGACACACTGTTCAGCTCAATGAACCCGCTCTTGGTGATGCCATTTGTTGTTCTACTCCTCAAGCTGCTGATGGATCTGTTTCTGCGCACCGATCTGGGGTTGGCTCTGCGTGCTACAGGCGACAATGCGCGGATGATCCGCAGCTTCGGGGTCAATACCGACAATACGACGATTCTTGGCATCGCCCTTTCCAACGGGCTGGTAGCCTTGTCGGGAGCACTGGTGGCTCAGTATTCCACCTTCGCGGATATTTCGATGGGGATCGGGATGATCGTCATTGGCCTGGCCTCTGTCATTATTGGAGAAGCGATCTTTGGCGCGCGCAATGTCTTCCGGGCTACTCTGGCCGTAGTGCTAGGGTCGATCGTATACCGGATTGTTGTGGCGATTGCGCTGCGGGTATCTTGGCTGGATGCTTCCGACCTGAAGCTGATTACAGCCATCATTGTTATAGTTGCGCTGGTGTTCCCATCCTTCCAGCGGTTCCTTAAGCAGAAGAGCTCTGCACGTAAACGGACGGCTGAATTGGCTGAGCACGCTCTGGTCCGCAAGAAAGGGGGGGCAGCTGATGCTAAAGCTAGATAA
- a CDS encoding ABC transporter ATP-binding protein: MLKLDNISKLFNPGTPDEKIALLGIDLELKPGDFVTIIGSNGAGKSTLMNIISGVMKPDLGEVRIEGASISSFAEYQRSRWIGRVFQDPMAGTAPHMTIEENLAMAYKRGRKRGLSIGVNTLKRKMFREELSRLGIGLENRLRAKVGLLSGGERQALSLLMATFTQPQILLLDEHTAALDPSRAELITKLTETIVREMKLTTLMVTHNMEQAIRLGNRLIMMDKGSIVLDIDESRKQDLTVERLLGEFETISGHKLADDRMMLG, encoded by the coding sequence ATGCTAAAGCTAGATAATATCTCCAAGCTGTTTAATCCAGGCACACCGGATGAGAAGATCGCACTGCTTGGCATTGATCTGGAGCTGAAGCCGGGCGACTTCGTGACCATCATCGGCAGCAACGGGGCTGGTAAGTCCACTTTGATGAATATCATCTCGGGTGTAATGAAACCGGATCTCGGGGAAGTGAGAATTGAAGGAGCTTCGATCAGCAGTTTTGCGGAATACCAGCGCAGCCGCTGGATCGGCCGGGTATTTCAGGACCCGATGGCCGGAACAGCGCCGCATATGACGATTGAAGAGAACCTGGCTATGGCCTACAAACGGGGCCGCAAGCGGGGGTTGTCCATCGGCGTAAATACCCTGAAGCGGAAGATGTTCCGCGAGGAGCTCAGCCGACTGGGCATTGGGCTGGAGAATCGGCTGCGGGCCAAGGTGGGGCTGCTATCCGGCGGAGAACGGCAGGCACTAAGCCTGCTGATGGCGACCTTCACACAGCCGCAGATTCTGCTGCTTGATGAGCATACCGCAGCGCTTGACCCCTCGCGGGCCGAGCTGATCACGAAGCTGACCGAAACCATTGTGCGGGAGATGAAGCTTACCACGCTGATGGTCACACATAATATGGAACAAGCCATCAGGCTGGGCAACCGTCTGATCATGATGGACAAAGGCAGCATCGTGCTTGATATTGATGAATCACGCAAGCAGGATCTGACCGTGGAACGTCTGCTCGGCGAATTCGAAACCATCAGCGGCCATAAGCTGGCGGATGACCGGATGATGCTGGGCTGA